In Pseudonocardia sp. C8, one genomic interval encodes:
- the selB gene encoding selenocysteine-specific translation elongation factor, whose translation MHVLCTAGHVDHGKSTLVRALTGMEPDRYAEERRRGMTIDLGFAWTTLGSETVAFVDVPGHERFVTTMLAGAGPVPAAMFVVAADEGWMPQSAEHADALAAAGITRGLLVVTRSDLLDPELALDDARAGLAARGLDGWPAVTVSATTGAGLDTLRDALAALVAGLPPADPDGDARLWVDRAFTVRGSGTVVTGTLRSGTVRAGDELELDGPAGRVPVTVRTVQELGAPVETAGAVARVALNLRGIARDRIRRGDALLAPGAWPVTAEADVRLHGIGGPAPEIDSPVGLTLHVGSAAVPVRVRPLGDDVVRLRPERPLPLRIGDRAVLRDPGAHRIVAGVTVLDPAPPALRRRGAARRRAGALAAATGIPDAAAELARRGTVRAADLVRWGVPAAAVDALREQVPGAAGWLVHPDAATAAVRALERAVTEHDAADPLDPGLPLAAARRAAGLPDSALVGAVLDAAGSRDPGTRSGAGRAAVLELRDGRVRTAGEAGPPDRVRAAAARLRSDLEAHPFAAPEADRLAALGLGPRELAALERAGELLRLTPEVVLLPDAPERALEVLRGLGGEFTVSAARQALGTSRRVVVPLLELLGRTGRTARTPEGNHRVR comes from the coding sequence GTGCACGTGCTCTGCACCGCCGGGCACGTCGACCACGGCAAGTCGACGCTGGTCCGCGCGCTGACCGGGATGGAGCCCGACCGGTACGCCGAGGAACGCCGGCGCGGCATGACGATCGACCTGGGGTTCGCCTGGACCACGCTGGGCTCGGAGACGGTGGCGTTCGTCGACGTGCCCGGGCACGAACGGTTCGTCACCACGATGCTCGCCGGCGCCGGGCCGGTGCCGGCCGCGATGTTCGTCGTCGCCGCCGACGAGGGCTGGATGCCGCAGTCCGCCGAGCACGCCGACGCGCTCGCCGCCGCCGGGATCACCCGCGGGCTGCTCGTGGTCACCCGCAGTGACCTGCTCGACCCCGAGCTCGCGCTGGACGACGCCCGGGCCGGCCTGGCCGCCCGCGGCCTCGACGGCTGGCCGGCGGTCACGGTGTCCGCGACGACCGGCGCCGGGCTGGACACCCTCCGCGACGCGCTCGCCGCGCTGGTGGCCGGGCTGCCCCCGGCCGACCCGGACGGCGACGCCCGGCTGTGGGTCGACCGGGCGTTCACCGTCCGCGGGTCCGGCACCGTCGTCACCGGGACGCTGCGCAGCGGCACCGTCCGCGCCGGCGACGAGCTGGAGCTGGACGGGCCGGCCGGCCGGGTCCCGGTCACGGTGCGCACCGTGCAGGAGCTCGGCGCGCCGGTCGAGACCGCAGGCGCGGTCGCCCGGGTGGCGCTCAACCTGCGCGGCATCGCCCGGGACCGGATCCGGCGCGGCGACGCCCTGCTCGCCCCCGGGGCCTGGCCGGTCACGGCGGAGGCCGACGTCCGGCTGCACGGCATCGGCGGGCCCGCCCCGGAGATCGACTCCCCGGTCGGGCTGACGCTGCACGTCGGGTCGGCGGCCGTCCCGGTGCGGGTCCGCCCGCTCGGTGACGACGTCGTCCGGCTCCGCCCGGAGCGCCCCCTGCCGCTGCGGATCGGTGACCGTGCCGTGCTGCGCGACCCGGGCGCGCACCGGATCGTGGCCGGGGTGACCGTGCTCGACCCGGCCCCGCCCGCGCTGCGGCGCCGCGGCGCCGCCCGCCGGCGGGCCGGCGCCCTCGCGGCGGCCACCGGCATCCCGGACGCCGCGGCCGAGCTGGCCCGCCGCGGCACCGTGCGGGCCGCGGACCTGGTCCGCTGGGGAGTCCCCGCCGCCGCGGTCGACGCGCTGCGGGAGCAGGTGCCGGGCGCGGCCGGGTGGCTGGTGCACCCGGACGCCGCGACCGCCGCCGTCCGCGCCCTGGAGCGGGCCGTCACCGAGCACGACGCCGCCGACCCGCTCGACCCGGGATTGCCGCTGGCCGCGGCCCGCCGGGCGGCGGGGCTGCCGGACAGCGCGCTGGTCGGTGCCGTGCTGGACGCGGCGGGGAGCCGGGACCCGGGCACGCGGTCCGGCGCAGGACGCGCCGCCGTCCTGGAGCTCCGGGACGGCCGGGTCCGCACCGCCGGCGAGGCCGGCCCACCCGACCGGGTCCGCGCCGCGGCCGCCCGGCTGCGCTCCGACCTGGAGGCGCACCCGTTCGCCGCACCCGAGGCCGACCGGCTCGCCGCGCTCGGCCTGGGCCCGCGGGAGCTGGCCGCCCTGGAACGGGCCGGGGAGCTGCTGCGGCTGACCCCCGAGGTCGTGCTGCTGCCGGACGCCCCGGAGCGGGCCCTGGAGGTGCTGCGCGGCCTCGGCGGGGAGTTCACGGTGAGCGCCGCCCGGCAGGCGCTCGGGACAAGCCGGCGGGTCGTCGTGCCCCTGCTGGAACTGCTCGGCCGCACCGGGCGCACCGCCCGGACACCGGAGGGGAACCATCGCGTGCGGTGA
- the selA gene encoding L-seryl-tRNA(Sec) selenium transferase, protein MTTAHPPRAADPRRRVPRTDAVLAEPELVAAAARLGRDRVKRAVAAAQQRARDGVIDPSGVAADALAALPAAATGIRPVLNASGVLLHTNIGRAPLSEAAVAALGTAAGTCDVELDLATGARGVRGASAVEALRRAVPGAGAAWVANNGAAALALVCAALAGTGREIVISRGQLVEIGDGFRIPELIESTGARLRPVGTTNRTHLRDYADAVGPDTAFLLAVHPSNFVQRGFVSEVSVRELAGLGPPVVADIGSGLLAPHPLLPDEPDAAGTLAAGADLVTASGDKLLGGPQAGLVLGGGDRGTDLVERVRRFPLARAVRVDKLTLAALEASVAGPPTPVREFLDADPAALRARADALAADLAGAGIEAAAVDTAAGVGGGGAPGVELPSAAVALPERYAAALRAADPPVLGRVADGRCLLDLRALPPSADEALARAVRSVRGG, encoded by the coding sequence ATGACCACCGCGCACCCGCCCCGCGCGGCCGACCCGCGCCGCCGCGTCCCGCGCACCGACGCCGTCCTCGCCGAGCCGGAGCTGGTCGCGGCCGCCGCACGGCTGGGCCGGGACCGGGTGAAACGGGCCGTGGCCGCGGCCCAGCAGCGGGCCCGGGACGGCGTGATCGACCCCTCCGGGGTCGCCGCCGACGCGCTCGCCGCGCTGCCGGCGGCCGCCACCGGGATCCGCCCGGTGCTCAACGCCAGCGGCGTCCTGCTGCACACCAACATCGGCCGGGCCCCGCTGTCCGAGGCCGCCGTCGCCGCGCTCGGCACCGCGGCCGGGACCTGCGACGTCGAGCTGGACCTCGCGACCGGCGCGCGCGGGGTCCGCGGAGCGTCGGCGGTCGAGGCCCTGCGGCGCGCCGTCCCGGGCGCCGGCGCGGCCTGGGTCGCGAACAACGGGGCCGCCGCGCTGGCCCTGGTCTGTGCCGCGCTCGCCGGCACCGGCCGCGAGATCGTGATCTCCCGCGGGCAGCTCGTCGAGATCGGGGACGGTTTCCGGATCCCGGAGCTCATCGAGTCCACCGGCGCCCGGCTGCGCCCGGTCGGCACCACGAACCGCACCCACCTGCGCGACTACGCCGACGCCGTCGGGCCGGACACGGCGTTCCTGCTGGCCGTGCACCCGTCCAACTTCGTGCAGCGCGGGTTCGTCTCCGAGGTGTCGGTCCGCGAGCTCGCCGGGCTCGGCCCGCCGGTCGTCGCCGACATCGGATCGGGGCTGCTCGCGCCGCACCCGCTGCTGCCCGACGAGCCGGACGCCGCCGGCACCCTCGCCGCGGGCGCCGACCTCGTCACCGCATCCGGGGACAAGCTGCTCGGCGGCCCGCAGGCCGGGCTGGTGCTCGGCGGCGGGGACCGCGGCACCGATCTGGTGGAGCGGGTCCGGCGGTTCCCGCTGGCCCGCGCGGTGCGGGTGGACAAGCTGACCCTCGCCGCGCTGGAGGCGTCGGTGGCCGGGCCGCCCACCCCGGTCCGGGAGTTCCTCGACGCCGACCCGGCCGCGCTGCGGGCCCGCGCCGACGCGCTGGCCGCGGACCTGGCCGGCGCCGGGATCGAGGCGGCCGCCGTCGACACCGCCGCCGGGGTCGGGGGCGGCGGGGCGCCCGGGGTGGAGCTGCCCAGCGCCGCCGTCGCCCTCCCCGAGCGGTACGCCGCGGCGCTGCGGGCCGCCGACCCCCCGGTGCTCGGACGGGTCGCCGACGGCCGCTGCCTGCTGGATCTGCGCGCGCTGCCGCCGTCCGCGGACGAGGCACTGGCCCGTGCCGTGCGATCGGTGCGGGGAGGCTGA
- the selD gene encoding selenide, water dikinase SelD → MSASASGLSTASVRRLTEFSHGAGCGCKLGPGQLAEVLAGVAPPSHPDLLVGTDTGDDAAVWRIAPDRALVATTDFFTPIVDDPRTWGAIAATNAVSDVYAMGGTPLFALNLVCWPSEELGPDVLAEVLEGGAAAGRACGFAVVGGHTIDDPEPKYGLAVVGEVHPERVLTNGGLRPGDALVLTKPLGIGVISTAVKRGVPAAVDAAVTAMTTPNADASAAARDAGATGCTDVTGYGLLGHLTKMTVASGVDAVVDARTVPVLDGVRELIADGVVPGGTLRNRQWVEGRITRGAATEDDLLLLSDAQTSGGLLFGAEPGAADAAAAWLRERGHPAAVIGSVTAGTGLVHL, encoded by the coding sequence ATGTCCGCCAGTGCATCCGGGCTCAGCACCGCATCCGTCCGCCGGCTCACCGAGTTCAGCCACGGCGCGGGCTGCGGGTGCAAGCTCGGCCCGGGGCAGCTGGCCGAGGTGCTCGCGGGCGTCGCCCCGCCGTCGCACCCGGACCTGCTGGTGGGCACGGACACCGGCGACGACGCCGCCGTCTGGCGGATCGCCCCGGACCGGGCGCTGGTCGCCACGACCGACTTCTTCACCCCGATCGTCGACGATCCCCGCACGTGGGGTGCGATCGCGGCGACCAACGCGGTGTCCGACGTGTACGCCATGGGCGGCACCCCGCTGTTCGCACTGAACCTGGTGTGCTGGCCGTCGGAGGAGCTGGGGCCGGACGTGCTCGCCGAGGTGCTGGAGGGCGGGGCCGCGGCCGGGCGGGCGTGCGGGTTCGCCGTCGTCGGCGGGCACACCATCGACGACCCGGAACCCAAGTACGGCCTGGCCGTCGTCGGCGAGGTGCACCCGGAGCGGGTGCTCACCAACGGTGGCCTGCGCCCCGGGGACGCGCTGGTGCTGACCAAGCCGCTCGGCATCGGCGTGATCTCGACGGCGGTCAAGCGCGGTGTCCCGGCCGCGGTGGACGCGGCCGTGACCGCGATGACCACCCCCAACGCGGACGCCTCCGCGGCCGCCCGGGACGCGGGCGCGACCGGTTGCACCGACGTCACCGGCTACGGCCTTCTGGGGCACCTGACGAAGATGACCGTCGCCTCCGGCGTCGACGCGGTGGTCGACGCCCGCACCGTCCCGGTGCTGGACGGGGTGCGGGAGCTGATCGCCGACGGCGTGGTCCCGGGCGGGACGCTGCGCAACCGGCAGTGGGTGGAGGGCCGGATCACGCGTGGGGCCGCCACCGAGGACGACCTGCTGCTGCTCTCGGACGCCCAGACCAGCGGCGGGCTGCTGTTCGGCGCGGAGCCGGGGGCGGCGGACGCCGCCGCGGCGTGGCTGCGGGAGCGGGGGCACCCGGCGGCGGTGATCGGCTCCGTCACCGCGGGGACCGGGCTGGTGCACCTCTAG